Part of the Eshraghiella crossota genome is shown below.
TTTTAGCTTTTTTAGTTTGCGTAGGTGTAGCGATTGGCTTTCTTGTAATGGGAATTAAAATACGTAAATCAGACAAGCCGGCAGGCTATTATACTTTTTTAAAGAAGCCGGAAGTAGATAGTATCAAAAAATACAATAATGCAATATCTGTTTTGTGGTATATAGCATCTGTATTTTTAATAGGAAATGCAGTTCCTTTATTATTTCTTGAAAAAGATTCACCGGAACTTGTTATGGTGTGGATAGTCTGTTTAGGCTGGTTAATAGTATTGGTATCTGCCTATTGGATTATTGATTATTTGCGCAGTGTAAATAAAAAAAGACGAAGACGAAGAATACGAAGAAGACAAAGAGTACTTTAATTTATGTATGGAAGTTTTGCAATGACTGAAAGCAATGGTAAAGCACATTACCACTTGCCGGGATTATTTGAATTTTATGAATTGTACAAGGTGTTTCTGCCTCTTTTTTATGAACATAGGGAATATTTTTATGAATGGTGTGATATAGGCTCCATATACGGGGCACCTCCGGATTGTGTCTGGGGCGGGGGACGTGTCGGTTTTGGGGAAGAGAATGCAGATGAGGTGTATACCCTTCTTAAGGAGTACGGAATCTCTGCAAGACTCACGTTCAGCAATTCATTGCTTAGGGAGGAACATCTGTCAGACAGAAAATGCAACAGGTTATGCAGTTTGTTTGAAGATTCCCAAAACGGTATTATCATATATTCCGATTTATTGATGGAATATATCCAAAAAAACTATCCTAAGTTCTATTATGTGTCATCCACAACTAAAGTAATTACAGATTTTGATGAGTTTAAAAATGAAACCGACAGAGAAGAGTTCAGATATGTTGTACCTGATTTCAGATTTAATAAGAGATTTGACAGATTAAGCACATTATCAGAAGAACAAAAGAAAAAAACGGAGTTTCTTTGCAATGAATGTTGTAATTTCGGATGTTCCGACAGAAAAAAATGCTATGAGAGTGTCAGCCGCAAATCCCTTGGGGAGACAGGTACAGAGCATTACTGCACATCACCTGATGCAGAAGATGGATATATTTTTTCAAAAGCGATGTTAAATCCGGGATTTATAGGTGTAGAGGACATTAAAAAAATCTATATGCCGATGGGCTTTTCGGAATTTAAAATAGAAGGACGGGGACTGGGAAGTGCCCTTATTCTGGAATTTTTGCTGTATTATATGACTAAGCCCGAGTACCACTTAAAAGTCAGGGAAGCAATTTATCTTGATAATATGCTGGATTTATTTTAGAAAATTAACAGATAAGGAGGGTTTTATAATGAAAAGTATTAAACCGGGACGAGGTCCCTCTAAACTTAATATGGTAAGTGCCATAGGAGCAGCAGTGTTTGGGGTATTCTGGTGCGTGTTTGCGGTTGCAATCGGGGGCGGGTTTATGCTGCCATTCGGAATTATTTTTATAGTAATTGCAATTGCCATGGCGGTGTATTCGTATCATAATGCAACAGCAAAGGACAGATATTCGATTTTTGATATTGTTGATGAAAATGAGGAAAAGGATCCATTGAATGAACAATACGGAAGAAAAAAAGAAGAATATGACATGGGTAGTAATGTCGGAGGAACGGATGTGAATTTTTGTCCGTATTGCGGCAGACACCTGGAAAAAGGATTTGATTTTTGCCCTAAATGCGGTAAAAAAATTATACTTTAATTTTACATAAATAATATTTTAGTGAGATAGTTAGTTTACTTTCTTTTTGATAATTTTTTCTTGTAAGAAATAATTACAAAAAGGAAGGAAACAATATGATTAGGAAGAAATTGTTGAAAAAGGCAGCATGCCTTATGGCTGTAGCAGCTGTAACAGTTACAGGATTTGGAACTGTGGCCTATGGTTACGGAGAATATCAGGCAGGAAGTACGGCAAGTCAGACAGACGGAAGCAATGAGTTTCTTACATGGAGAGACAGCGTATGGAGAACAGCCGGAAATTATGATGATTCAGCTAAAGTGGCACTTACACCGGGTAAGACAGAAAAAGATCTTAATTTCGCATGGTATTCAGAAAATACATCTAAACCGGCAGTCATGGTATGGAAAAACGGAGCAAGATCACAGGCAAAGGTTTTTGAAGGAACAGGCAGCACGGTAGATGCCGATAACTGGCAGGGAAAGAATTATCAGACCTCCAATAAGGTATCTGTAGAAGGTTATTTTGAAGACAATACAGAATATGAATATTGTTATACAGATAATTATAACGGACAATCGACTGTATGGTCAGCAGCTTATTCGTACAAGACCGGCAATTCATCGGAATATTCGGTTATACTTACAGGAGACCCACAGATTGGTGCTTCAGGTTCAGGTGATGATAAATCAGCAACAGATTCATCTGTGGCAAGGGATACATATAACTGGAACAAAACAATGAGTATGGCAAAACAGGTATGTCCTGATGCGTCATTCCTTTTATCTGCAGGAGACCAGATTGATAAGTCCGGAGCTTCAAACGCCGATGATTTAAAAACAAGGGAAAGCGAATATGCGGGTTATCTTTATCCGGAAGTATTCAGAAGCCTTCCGATAGCATCTACAATCGGTAACCACGATACAGCAGGTTCGGATTATAGTGCACATTTCAATAATCCTAATACCGGTGACAGCCTGGGAGCAACCAATGCAGGGTCGGATTATTATTTTTCATATGGCAATGTGCTTTTTATATCACTTAACAGTAACAATAGAAATCAGGCAGAACACAGGGAGCTTATGAAAAAAGCTATTGCCTCAAATGAAAATGCTAAGTGGAAAGTTGTGATTTTCCATAGTGATATATATGGTTCAGGTCAGCCTCATGCAGATACTGATGCTGCAACCAACAGAGTTATTTTTGCACCTCTTATGGACGAATTTGATGTAGATGTCTGCCTTACAGGCCATGACCACACTTATTCAAGATCATATCAGGTACTTGACGGTAATGTAATCGATTATGATATTTCATCAGGAAGCGTAACCGATCCTGAGGGAACTCTTTATATAACAACAGGTTCCGGCTCAGGTTCAAAATACTACAATCTTCTCAATTATACACCATACTATATTGCAGAAAGAACTAATGCAATGCTTCCTTCTTTCTCAACAATTGATTTTTCAGACAGTGAACTGACAATCAAGACTTACGATTACACAGGCGCGAAGTATGCCGATGATTTTACAATCAGAAAAACATCTGCTTCGCTTACTATAGATGAAATTATTGATAATGCGGAAAAACTTGTATCAGATGGAGAAATATATACAGATGAAAGTCTTGATGCTTTAAAATTAAGTCTTGATGCATTAAAGAATATCAGAAAAGCATATACAACCGACAAAGATAATTATATTGATACATTATCTGCATTTTACAATACAGCAGATGATCCAATCAAAGGCTATGGTTCCGTAAAAAATGATGATGACAAAGACGTTCTTGCAAGCGGAAGCAAGGCAAACAGATTAAGAAAAGGTCTTTCAACTATTCTTGATAAAACAATTTATCGTCAGATTGAAGGCGGTAACGTGATTACGGACGCAATACTTCCTGTTGTAAATGCCGATATGCTTAATGAAGCAGCTGACAAGGTTCTTGCAGGTATAGAAGCACTGAAACTTAAAGATACCGAAACTGTTACAACTCCTGATAACAACAAAGAAAACAATGACAGTGATGGCAACAATGGTAGCAATGGCAGCAATGACAGCAACGACAGCAATCCTAAGGCTGGAGACAGTTCAATGGTAGCTGTTGCAATCGGAGGAACACTGCTTGTAGCAGGTCTTGCAGGTCTCGTAATCTATATGGGAAGGAAAGAAAGCAATTGGGAAAAATAGTATCACGATATGGGAAGTACCTTGCGGTTCTCGGAATAGTGATATTAGTGTTTGCTTTTAATAAAACAATAAAAAAAGTACCGCTTCTTGCTGATGATAATACAAAGTTTGTCAAGGCAAGAGTGGTAGAAAAAGATAACCTTCAGGCCGGATCCGACAGCTCGGATGGTGGTCAGAAGGTTACTTTACTTATCACTTCAGGAGAACATAAGGGGGAATATGTGGAGGCATACAGCCTTAATGGTTATCTGTATGGTGCAGATTGCAAAATCGGAACAAAGGTTATCGCTAATATAAGTGAACATGACGGCGTGCTTACCGCTAATGTATATAATTATGACAGGGAACTTCCGGTTGCACTTTTATTATGTGCTTTTGCGGCAGTTATGTGGATGGTAGGCGGAAAAAGAGGAATTAATTCGCTTATAGCGCTTATATTTACATTTATTGTGGTTATATTTTTATATGTTCCCATGATGTATGCCGGGGTATCTCCTTTTCTGGCAGCAATAATTACGGTGATTATGGTTACCGTTGTTACACATATACTGATTGCTGATTTTGAATTAAAATCCATTGCCGCAATGGCAGGAACGATAGCGGGTGTTGTTATTGCAGGCTTGATAGCTGTTGTATTCGGTAAAACATCACATATAACGGGTATGAATGTAAATGAAATAGAGACACTTATGTATGTGGGACAGAATTCAAAACTTGATATCGGAGGCATGCTGTTTTCCGGAATATTGATATCGTCAATGGGTGCAGTTATGGATGTGGCAATGTCTGTATCCTCATCACTTAACGAAATCAATACCAAAATACCTGATATTACGCAGAAAGAATTATTTAAGTCAGGAATAACAATCGGCAGGGACATGATAGGAACAATGGCAAATACCCTTATACTTGCCTATGTGGGCGGAAGCATTAATCTTGTAATGATAATTTATGCTTATTCCTACCAGCTACACCAGATTATTAATATGTATTCCATCGGAATTGAGATTATGAAAGGAATAGCCGGAACTATGGGAATAGTGCTTACCGTTCCGTTTACTTCACTAATAACTTCAGTAATGCTAAAAAAATCAAAAAAACTAAAATAATAGTTAAAAAACACCTGCATATGTGGTAAAATATTATTATTAATTTTGTATGGAGGAGCATGTATGCGAAAAACCAAAATTATATGTACACTCGGACCTGCAGTAGACAGCGACGAACGGATTACGCAAATCATTAATGCAGGAATGGACTGTGCAAGACTTAATTTTTCTCACGGAACACATGAAGAACAGGAAGTGAGACTTAACAGGGTAAGAAGAATCGCGGGGGAACTTAACAGGCATATTCCTATACTTCTTGATACCAAAGGACCGGAAATCAGACTTAAGGATTTTGAAAATGGTTCCGTTGTTGTTGAAAAAGGAAGTCTATTCACTTTTGATACTGATAAAGAGACTCCGGGAACCAAGGAAAGAATAGGACTTACCTATGACAAGCTGGCAAAGAATGTTGAAGTAGGCACAAAAATACTTGTGGATGACGGCAAGATAGAACTTAAGGTTACGGCAATTAAAGGCAGTAAGGTTATCTGTAAAGTTATAACCGGCGGAAAGTTAAGTAACCATAAGAGCATTAATATTCCTAATGTTGAGATACCTATGCCTTATCTCAATGATGTTGATAAATCGGATCTTCTTTTTGGCATAGAACATAATGTTGAATATATTGCCGCTTCTTTTGTAAGATGTGCAGATGACCTTAAGAA
Proteins encoded:
- a CDS encoding zinc ribbon domain-containing protein, which produces MKSIKPGRGPSKLNMVSAIGAAVFGVFWCVFAVAIGGGFMLPFGIIFIVIAIAMAVYSYHNATAKDRYSIFDIVDENEEKDPLNEQYGRKKEEYDMGSNVGGTDVNFCPYCGRHLEKGFDFCPKCGKKIIL
- a CDS encoding metallophosphoesterase family protein; this translates as MIRKKLLKKAACLMAVAAVTVTGFGTVAYGYGEYQAGSTASQTDGSNEFLTWRDSVWRTAGNYDDSAKVALTPGKTEKDLNFAWYSENTSKPAVMVWKNGARSQAKVFEGTGSTVDADNWQGKNYQTSNKVSVEGYFEDNTEYEYCYTDNYNGQSTVWSAAYSYKTGNSSEYSVILTGDPQIGASGSGDDKSATDSSVARDTYNWNKTMSMAKQVCPDASFLLSAGDQIDKSGASNADDLKTRESEYAGYLYPEVFRSLPIASTIGNHDTAGSDYSAHFNNPNTGDSLGATNAGSDYYFSYGNVLFISLNSNNRNQAEHRELMKKAIASNENAKWKVVIFHSDIYGSGQPHADTDAATNRVIFAPLMDEFDVDVCLTGHDHTYSRSYQVLDGNVIDYDISSGSVTDPEGTLYITTGSGSGSKYYNLLNYTPYYIAERTNAMLPSFSTIDFSDSELTIKTYDYTGAKYADDFTIRKTSASLTIDEIIDNAEKLVSDGEIYTDESLDALKLSLDALKNIRKAYTTDKDNYIDTLSAFYNTADDPIKGYGSVKNDDDKDVLASGSKANRLRKGLSTILDKTIYRQIEGGNVITDAILPVVNADMLNEAADKVLAGIEALKLKDTETVTTPDNNKENNDSDGNNGSNGSNDSNDSNPKAGDSSMVAVAIGGTLLVAGLAGLVIYMGRKESNWEK
- a CDS encoding YibE/F family protein; translation: MGKIVSRYGKYLAVLGIVILVFAFNKTIKKVPLLADDNTKFVKARVVEKDNLQAGSDSSDGGQKVTLLITSGEHKGEYVEAYSLNGYLYGADCKIGTKVIANISEHDGVLTANVYNYDRELPVALLLCAFAAVMWMVGGKRGINSLIALIFTFIVVIFLYVPMMYAGVSPFLAAIITVIMVTVVTHILIADFELKSIAAMAGTIAGVVIAGLIAVVFGKTSHITGMNVNEIETLMYVGQNSKLDIGGMLFSGILISSMGAVMDVAMSVSSSLNEINTKIPDITQKELFKSGITIGRDMIGTMANTLILAYVGGSINLVMIIYAYSYQLHQIINMYSIGIEIMKGIAGTMGIVLTVPFTSLITSVMLKKSKKLK